In Cytobacillus oceanisediminis, the following proteins share a genomic window:
- a CDS encoding M20 family metallopeptidase yields the protein MTAPVKALSELKEAIKENVDDKKELYLSTSHQIHANPEIGNEEFFASGLLSGILEKEGFEVERAVAGHETAFLARKKSDKPGPSIAFLAEYDALPGLGHGCGHNIIGTTSVAAAIALSKVIDETGGEAVVFGTPAEEGGPNGSAKGSFVKYGLLEGVDAALMVHPSNHTRLTSSSLAVDPLDFEFIGKPAHAAASPEEGINALDAVIQLFNGINALRQQLKDDVRIHGIITHGGDAPNIIPEYAKARFFIRASTRTNLNEVTRKVKAVAEGAALATGAKLNVIAFQNEVDNLLLNKTYDQVFKEVIEDLGETVVAGDRDGIGSTDAGNISQVVPTIHPYIKIGADDLVAHTVPFREAAASVKGDEALITGAKGLALTAFQLVTDQELLKSIKQEFLERKAAE from the coding sequence ATGACTGCACCTGTAAAAGCACTATCCGAACTGAAAGAAGCAATCAAGGAGAATGTTGATGATAAAAAAGAACTTTACCTTTCCACAAGCCACCAGATCCATGCAAACCCGGAAATAGGAAATGAGGAGTTTTTTGCCTCGGGCTTACTTTCAGGCATCCTTGAGAAGGAAGGGTTTGAAGTAGAGCGAGCAGTGGCGGGGCATGAAACAGCTTTCCTGGCCCGGAAAAAATCTGATAAGCCGGGGCCGTCCATTGCATTCCTTGCAGAATATGATGCCCTTCCCGGGTTGGGCCATGGATGCGGTCACAATATCATAGGAACGACAAGTGTGGCAGCAGCCATTGCATTGAGCAAGGTCATTGACGAGACCGGTGGAGAAGCAGTAGTATTTGGAACCCCGGCAGAAGAAGGCGGGCCAAATGGAAGTGCAAAAGGAAGCTTTGTGAAGTATGGCTTGCTTGAAGGCGTTGATGCCGCCCTTATGGTTCATCCGTCAAACCATACCCGCCTGACCAGTTCATCACTGGCAGTAGATCCGCTTGACTTCGAGTTTATCGGCAAGCCTGCCCATGCGGCAGCTTCACCGGAGGAAGGAATCAATGCCCTTGATGCAGTTATTCAGCTGTTTAACGGAATAAATGCTTTACGCCAGCAGTTAAAGGATGATGTGCGAATCCATGGAATTATTACTCATGGCGGGGATGCTCCTAATATTATCCCTGAGTATGCAAAAGCCAGATTCTTCATCCGTGCTTCAACCAGAACCAATTTAAATGAGGTAACACGGAAGGTTAAAGCTGTCGCTGAAGGCGCCGCATTGGCAACAGGAGCAAAGCTGAATGTCATTGCTTTTCAAAATGAAGTTGACAACCTGCTGTTAAACAAGACATATGACCAAGTGTTTAAAGAAGTGATTGAGGACTTGGGAGAAACTGTCGTGGCAGGGGACAGAGATGGAATCGGCTCAACTGATGCAGGCAACATCAGCCAAGTGGTACCAACCATTCATCCTTATATTAAAATTGGTGCTGATGATCTTGTTGCCCATACAGTTCCGTTTCGGGAGGCTGCAGCATCTGTAAAAGGAGACGAAGCACTGATAACTGGAGCAAAGGGTCTCGCACTTACTGCCTTCCAGCTGGTAACGGATCAGGAGCTGCTTAAATCCATTAAACAGGAATTTCTAGAGCGGAAAGCTGCTGAATAA